CCGGCACCGGCAGCACCCTGACGGTCAACTTCAGTAACGACACCGCCAGCGTCCTCAACGTCAAATCCGTCGATATTCGCGCCGGCGGCGCCGGCCTCGACGTTTCCGTGCTGTCGCGCGGCACCGAGGGGATCAACTTCAACCGCGGCGCCATCTCGGCGGGAACGGTTACCGCCGGCGGTTCGATCGCGGTGACCATCGGTGGGCAGTCCGCCAACACCTTGACGGTCGGCGATACCTTCACGCTGTCTTACGGCACCCAGACGTTCACCGTCACGGTGACCTCCTCGGCGACCGGCTCGGCGGCGAACCTGCTGTCGGCGGGCACCTATTCGGTCGGCGACAGCATCACCTTCACCGCCGTTTCGGCGACCACGACGACGACCACCAAATTGCTCAATATCGCCGCCAGTTCGGTTTCGGTTTCCGAGGGTGCGGGCGTGCGTCAGGTCGGCGTCGGCTACACCACCGACCTCAGCAACGCGATCACCAACCTGGATAGCGCCTTGACGACGCTGCGCAGCCGGTCGCAGACCCTGGGTTCGAACGTCGCCTTGTTGCAGACCCGTCTCGACTTCACCAAGAACTACGTCAACACCCTGACCTCCGGTTCGGGCAAGTTGACCTTGGCCGACCTCAACCAGGAAGGCGGTAACCTGCTTGCGTTGCAGACCCGCCAGCAGTTGGGTATTCAGGCCCTGTCGTTCGCCGGGAAGTCCGAACAGGCGATCCTCGGGTTGTTCCGTTAATCCCAACGCCTCCCCGACTTTAAGTT
This genomic window from Varunaivibrio sulfuroxidans contains:
- a CDS encoding flagellin — its product is MSDITLSAAVRQNLLSLQSTTQLIGRTQNRLSTGLRVASPIDDPVAFFQAKGLSDRAADFSEKKDNIDQGVSSLTAATDAVTAVESLVQQLKGLATNAKSSTTTTQIDNIASQFNDLRAQIDNLVNDASYQGLNLVAGTGSTLTVNFSNDTASVLNVKSVDIRAGGAGLDVSVLSRGTEGINFNRGAISAGTVTAGGSIAVTIGGQSANTLTVGDTFTLSYGTQTFTVTVTSSATGSAANLLSAGTYSVGDSITFTAVSATTTTTTKLLNIAASSVSVSEGAGVRQVGVGYTTDLSNAITNLDSALTTLRSRSQTLGSNVALLQTRLDFTKNYVNTLTSGSGKLTLADLNQEGGNLLALQTRQQLGIQALSFAGKSEQAILGLFR